The Panicum hallii strain FIL2 chromosome 9, PHallii_v3.1, whole genome shotgun sequence genome has a window encoding:
- the LOC112874279 gene encoding uncharacterized protein LOC112874279 isoform X2: protein MGHNGSKGTPMAGMEDGTAKDLKKVPASLEANKSSGDDDLGGGPALTGRKRKDWTRSSADENGAVTKRVLRSDAMRLRAEAETASGLAVEVSKTDSLNKKHREAVVEACKSGVLTTHTCNGEEGNILVNGNVGNISEESARRPENNMEMSGVAATEFPQGDGLGTRGSIAQLDDKRVKSDEKISAGTGEEQNESRAGTSSLSVDESQANKVSHGPFQGEVIDSAAANDDNKSTDLGRISPTSGSECVEHEDTVVCTEGVVLRSGDQEVEKHSHIDDVCTETEISLTESGRCTVDNHTDLTECSKQDEKGSLANETNDVSPHDIVFTRRKSKSRKACESKQVKCKEELRFEKRVTRSATVRQREVSGSSCKATANEATLGSKGRKGDIVAHYTRKVSSTVSLKPHHAALVERNTNAKKQTVKGKVENDNHANATENKDSENETKVNSKSQPLVRSISIVKKTTEAAVSAMDQNISGSAITEKNDTEHTDSDGVKSENKTPVQKPVMSVGAKIVASKKRILESGLDKIAGRSPIAMPSMKKTRNTSSDPDIEQLNKSSGEKLGGKNCDSGNKRVLRERQRRNQTNLSSRSSDHTNQNAIKLTQEQSDDDEVGCDTSYRRTRRGRSRDAPPPVVPEQEDSSDSEEDFVVKKNWQKRKKSDRTAGSKLKNTSAPSKAGRLGRSILNSSESSPLSLPAGKGKVKVAEGKGKSDRAPIMKTVSPSGQTNTGTLREEKQKISDQIKAILVDAGWTIDLRPRNGRNYMDSVYIPPNGKGSYWSVTKAYYAFRETMESEQKDSSKVQSLSKKSVGSPGKRQASSSSGCTLTEDILSKLKRVVVNRRTTKVEIQRLRKKAFKKGTSKEKKNKITNSRGNERKKRGGCALLARGSNKESDSSADGFVPYEWKRTIFSWLIDLDVISVNTKLKCMDESHLEVLLEGIVTRDGINCSCCGKVLSVLEFVAHAGGEVKKPYRNIVVDGLDIDLLHCLTNAWNKQSDSERQDFFPISIEGDDPNDDTCGICGDGGNLICCDGCPSTFHMSCLGLEALPADDWCCANCSCKFCHEHSSDDAEDITDADSSLRSCSQCEEQYHQACSPEIDSITSDSDQSCNLFCQQSCRLLFEELQNLLGVKKDLEQEFSCRVVQRIHEDVPETVIALDERVECNSKIAVALSLMDECFLPIVDQRTGINLIRNVVYSCGSNFVRLDFHGFYIFILERGDEMIAAASVRIHGTKLAEMPFIGTRNMYRRQGMCRRLLDGIEMILRSLNVEKLIIPAISELVDTWTSKFGFSPLDDSEKQEVKSISMLVFPGTGLLQKPLLKKALPDEDPCPLGAGAILSGNKSGKPSDVAIEASLCSIASPDPLGSGVTEHMDTNGDGTCNGDVSQQSSHP from the exons ATGGGCCACAACGGCTCTAAGGGAACTCCAATGGCAGGAATGGAAGATGGTACGGCAAAAGATTTGAAGAAGGTTCCTGCCTCCTTGGAGGCAAACAAGTCTTCTGGTGATGATGATCTTGGCGGAGGGCCTGCTTTGACTGGGAGGAAAAGGAAGGATTGGACGAGGAGTTCTGCTGATGAGAATGGGGCTGTGACAAAAAGGGTGTTGAGGTCCGATGCCATGAGGCTGCGTGCTGAAGCTGAGACAGCCAGTGGACTGGCTGTGGAGGTTAGCAAAACGGACAGTTTGAACAAGAAACACCGTGAGGCTGTTGTGGAGGCTTGCAAAAGCGGGGTGCTGACAACACATACTTGCAATGGTGAGGAAGGCAACATATTGGTTAATGGGAATGTGGGCAATATCTCGGAAGAGTCGGCTAGGCGTCCTGAGAATAATATGGAAATGTCTGGTGTTGCTGCGACAGAATTTCCTCAAGGGGATGGCTTAGGCACTAGAGGTAGCATTGCACAATTAGATGATAAGAGAGTCAAGTCAGATGAGAAGATCTCCGCTGGAACTGGTGAAGAGCAGAATGAGTCTAGAGCTGGAACAAGCAGTTTGAGTGTTGATGAGTCCCAAGCTAACAAGGTGAGCCATGGGCCTTTCCAGGGTGAGGTCATAGATTCAGCAGCTGCAAATGATGACAACAAGAGCACAGATTTAGGAAGAATCAGCCCCACCAGCGGATCAGAATGTGTTGAGCATGAGGATACAGTGGTTTGTACTGAGGGAGTGGTACTCCGCAGCGGAGATCAGGAAGTCGAGAAGCATTCTCACATTGACGATGTATGTACAGAAACTGAGATATCTTTGACTGAAAGTGGAAGATGCACAGTAGACAACCACACTGATCTAACCGAGTGCTCTAAGCAGGATGAGAAGGGCAGCCTTGCGAATGAAACCAATGATGTTTCACCACATGACATTGTCTTTACAAGGAGAAAGTCGAAATCTAGAAAAGCATGTGAGTCAAAGCAGGTGAAATGCAAAGAGGAGTTgcgatttgagaaacgagttaCAAGGTCAGCTACAGTTAGACAGAGAGAAGTTTCTGGGAGCTCATGCAAAGCTACTGCAAATGAGGCTACATTAGGAAGCAAAGGGAGGAAAGGAGATATTGTTGCTCACTATACAAGGAAAGTGAGCAGTACAGTATCCCTGAAACCTCACCATGCTGCGCTGGTAGAACGTAATACCAATGCGAAGAAGCAAACAGTGAAAGGAAAGGTTGAGAATGATAATCATGCAAATGCCACAGAGAATAAGGATTCAGAAAATGAAACGAAGGTAAATTCGAAGTCACAACCACTTGTGAGAAGCATCAGCATTGTTAAGAAAACAACTGAAGCTGCTGTTTCTGCGATGGATCAGAATATCTCTGGCTCAGCCATCACTGAGAAAAATGATACGGAGCATACGGATTCTGATGGAGTTAAATCTGAAAATAAGACTCCTGTGCAGAAACCAGTGATGTCTGTTGGTGCGAAGATTGTTGCTAGCAAGAAGAGGATATTGGAATCAGGGCTTGACAAAATTGCTGGAAGGTCACCAATTGCCATGCCATCCATGAAAAAGACAAGAAATACATCTTCTGATCCAGATATAGAGCAACTAAATAAGTCTTCTGGAGAGAAGCTTGGTGGGAAGAACTGTGATTCAGGAAATAAACGTGTTCTGAGGGAACGGCAGCGTCGCAATCAAACAAATTTGTCAAGCAGATCTTCTGACCACACTAATCAAAATGCTATCAAGCTGACACAGGAGCAATCTGATGATGACGAGGTCGGCTGTGATACTTCCTACAGGAGAACTCGTAGAGGACGTAGCCGTGATGCTCCTCCTCCTGTCGTGCCAGAACAAGAGGACTCTAGTGACTCAGAAGAAGACTTTGTCGTGAAAAAGAATTGGCAAAAAAGGAAAAAATCTGATCGCACAGCTGGATCTAAGTTGAAGAATACTTCTGCTCCTTCCAAAGCAGGCCGTTTGGGTAGATCTATTCTGAACAGTTCTGAATCTAGCCCCTTGTCTCTGCCAGCAGGAAAGGGGAAAGTGAAGGTGGCTGAAGGTAAGGGAAAGTCAGACAGGGCTCCGATTATGAAAACTGTAAGCCCAAGTGGGCAGACAAATACAGGAACTCTTCGTGAAGAAAAGCAAAAAATAAGTGATCAGATAAAGGCCATACTTGTAGATGCTGGTTGGACGATTGATTTGAGACCCAGAAATGGTAGAAATTACATGGATTCTGTGTATATACCTCCTAATGGCAAAGGATCTTACTGGTCAGTCACAAAAGCATATTATGCGTTTCGTGAAACCATGGAATCTGAGCAAAAGGACAGCTCTAAAGTCCAGAGTTTATCAAAAAAATCTGTTGGTAGCCCTGGCAAAAGGCAGGCCTCTAGTTCTTCAGGTTGTACTTTAACAGAGGACATCCTTAGCAAATTAAAAAGGGTTGTTGTAAACAGACGAACAACCAAAGTAGAGATTCAAAGGCTGAGAAAGAAAGCGTTTAAAAAGGGTACATCAAAGGAAAAGAAGAATAAGATTACAAATTCGAGAGGAAATGAAAGAAAAAAGCGTGGTGGCTGTGCTCTACTTGCTCGTGGATCAAATAAGGAGTCTGACAGCAGCGCTGATGGTTTTGTTCCGTATGAATGGAAACGTACGATTTTCTCCTGGCTGATTGACCTGGATGTTATATCAGTCAACACTAAGCTGAAATGTATGGATGAAAGCCACTTGGAAGTTTTACTGGAGGGTATAGTCACTAGGGATGGGATTAACTGCAGCTGCTGTGGTAAGGTCCTTTCAGTGCTTGAATTTGTGGCTCATGCTGGTGGTGAAGTGAAGAAGCCATACAGAAACATAGTTGTAGATGGGCTGGACATCGACCTTTTGCACTGTCTTACTAATGCATGGAATAAGCAATCTGATTCTGAAAGGCAGGATTTCTTTCCTATTAGCATCGAGGGTGATGACCCCAATGATGACACATGTGGTATTTGCGGTGATGGAGGCAATTTGATCTGCTGTGATGGATGCCCCTCGACGTTCCACATGAGTTGTCTAGGACTGGAG GCACTTCCCGCAGATGATTGGTGTTGTGCAAACTGCTCATGTAAATTTTGTCATGAACATTCTAGTGATGATGCTGAAGACATTACTGATGCTGATTCTTCATTGCGTAGTTGTTCCCAGTGCGAAGAACAGT ATCACCAAGCCTGCTCTCCTGAGATTGATTCCATAACCAGCGATTCAGATCAATCATGCAATTTATTCTGCCAACAAAGTTGCAGACTG CTGTTTGAGGAATTGCAGAATCTTCTAGGAGTCAAAAAGGATCTTGAACAAGAATTTTCATGCCGAGTTGTTCAGCGCATCCATGAAGATGTACCAGAAACAGTCATTGCTTTGGATGAAAGGGTTGAGTGTAACTCCAAGATTGCTGTTGCGCTTTCGTTAATGGATGAGTGCTTTCTTCCGATTGTTGACCAGAGAACTGGCATCAACTTGATACGCAATGTTGTGTATAGCTGTGG ATCAAATTTTGTGCGACTGGATTTCCATGGATTCTATATCTTTATTTTGGAACGTGGAGATGAAATGATAGCCGCAGCATCTGTCAG AATACATGGAACCAAGTTAGCTGAGATGCCGTTCATTGGTACCCGGAATATGTACAGGCGTCAAGGAATGTGCCGCCGGCTTCTAGATGGAATTGAAATG ATCCTCAGATCCCTCAATGTTGAGAAGTTGATCATTCCTGCGATATCAGAACTTGTGGACACCTGGACATCTAAATTTGGTTTTAGTCCACTTGACGATTCTGAGAAACAAGAAGTGAAGTCTATTAGCATGCTAGTTTTTCCTGGTACAGGTCTTCTCCAAAAGCCATTGCTGAAGAAGGCTTTACCTGATGAAGACCCATGCCCCCTAGGAG CTGGTGCCATTTTGTCTGGAAACAAGAGCGGGAAGCCATCTGATGTGGCCATTGAAGCTTCTCTTTGCTCCATTGCAAGTCCTGATCCCCTAGGTTCTGGGGTCACAGAGCATATGGACACAAATGGTGATGGTACTTGCAATGGTGATGTTTCACAACAATCTTCCCATCCTTG A
- the LOC112874279 gene encoding uncharacterized protein LOC112874279 isoform X1, with amino-acid sequence MPHATGLGMGHNGSKGTPMAGMEDGTAKDLKKVPASLEANKSSGDDDLGGGPALTGRKRKDWTRSSADENGAVTKRVLRSDAMRLRAEAETASGLAVEVSKTDSLNKKHREAVVEACKSGVLTTHTCNGEEGNILVNGNVGNISEESARRPENNMEMSGVAATEFPQGDGLGTRGSIAQLDDKRVKSDEKISAGTGEEQNESRAGTSSLSVDESQANKVSHGPFQGEVIDSAAANDDNKSTDLGRISPTSGSECVEHEDTVVCTEGVVLRSGDQEVEKHSHIDDVCTETEISLTESGRCTVDNHTDLTECSKQDEKGSLANETNDVSPHDIVFTRRKSKSRKACESKQVKCKEELRFEKRVTRSATVRQREVSGSSCKATANEATLGSKGRKGDIVAHYTRKVSSTVSLKPHHAALVERNTNAKKQTVKGKVENDNHANATENKDSENETKVNSKSQPLVRSISIVKKTTEAAVSAMDQNISGSAITEKNDTEHTDSDGVKSENKTPVQKPVMSVGAKIVASKKRILESGLDKIAGRSPIAMPSMKKTRNTSSDPDIEQLNKSSGEKLGGKNCDSGNKRVLRERQRRNQTNLSSRSSDHTNQNAIKLTQEQSDDDEVGCDTSYRRTRRGRSRDAPPPVVPEQEDSSDSEEDFVVKKNWQKRKKSDRTAGSKLKNTSAPSKAGRLGRSILNSSESSPLSLPAGKGKVKVAEGKGKSDRAPIMKTVSPSGQTNTGTLREEKQKISDQIKAILVDAGWTIDLRPRNGRNYMDSVYIPPNGKGSYWSVTKAYYAFRETMESEQKDSSKVQSLSKKSVGSPGKRQASSSSGCTLTEDILSKLKRVVVNRRTTKVEIQRLRKKAFKKGTSKEKKNKITNSRGNERKKRGGCALLARGSNKESDSSADGFVPYEWKRTIFSWLIDLDVISVNTKLKCMDESHLEVLLEGIVTRDGINCSCCGKVLSVLEFVAHAGGEVKKPYRNIVVDGLDIDLLHCLTNAWNKQSDSERQDFFPISIEGDDPNDDTCGICGDGGNLICCDGCPSTFHMSCLGLEALPADDWCCANCSCKFCHEHSSDDAEDITDADSSLRSCSQCEEQYHQACSPEIDSITSDSDQSCNLFCQQSCRLLFEELQNLLGVKKDLEQEFSCRVVQRIHEDVPETVIALDERVECNSKIAVALSLMDECFLPIVDQRTGINLIRNVVYSCGSNFVRLDFHGFYIFILERGDEMIAAASVRIHGTKLAEMPFIGTRNMYRRQGMCRRLLDGIEMILRSLNVEKLIIPAISELVDTWTSKFGFSPLDDSEKQEVKSISMLVFPGTGLLQKPLLKKALPDEDPCPLGAGAILSGNKSGKPSDVAIEASLCSIASPDPLGSGVTEHMDTNGDGTCNGDVSQQSSHP; translated from the exons ATGCCCCACGCCACT GGGCTTGGAATGGGCCACAACGGCTCTAAGGGAACTCCAATGGCAGGAATGGAAGATGGTACGGCAAAAGATTTGAAGAAGGTTCCTGCCTCCTTGGAGGCAAACAAGTCTTCTGGTGATGATGATCTTGGCGGAGGGCCTGCTTTGACTGGGAGGAAAAGGAAGGATTGGACGAGGAGTTCTGCTGATGAGAATGGGGCTGTGACAAAAAGGGTGTTGAGGTCCGATGCCATGAGGCTGCGTGCTGAAGCTGAGACAGCCAGTGGACTGGCTGTGGAGGTTAGCAAAACGGACAGTTTGAACAAGAAACACCGTGAGGCTGTTGTGGAGGCTTGCAAAAGCGGGGTGCTGACAACACATACTTGCAATGGTGAGGAAGGCAACATATTGGTTAATGGGAATGTGGGCAATATCTCGGAAGAGTCGGCTAGGCGTCCTGAGAATAATATGGAAATGTCTGGTGTTGCTGCGACAGAATTTCCTCAAGGGGATGGCTTAGGCACTAGAGGTAGCATTGCACAATTAGATGATAAGAGAGTCAAGTCAGATGAGAAGATCTCCGCTGGAACTGGTGAAGAGCAGAATGAGTCTAGAGCTGGAACAAGCAGTTTGAGTGTTGATGAGTCCCAAGCTAACAAGGTGAGCCATGGGCCTTTCCAGGGTGAGGTCATAGATTCAGCAGCTGCAAATGATGACAACAAGAGCACAGATTTAGGAAGAATCAGCCCCACCAGCGGATCAGAATGTGTTGAGCATGAGGATACAGTGGTTTGTACTGAGGGAGTGGTACTCCGCAGCGGAGATCAGGAAGTCGAGAAGCATTCTCACATTGACGATGTATGTACAGAAACTGAGATATCTTTGACTGAAAGTGGAAGATGCACAGTAGACAACCACACTGATCTAACCGAGTGCTCTAAGCAGGATGAGAAGGGCAGCCTTGCGAATGAAACCAATGATGTTTCACCACATGACATTGTCTTTACAAGGAGAAAGTCGAAATCTAGAAAAGCATGTGAGTCAAAGCAGGTGAAATGCAAAGAGGAGTTgcgatttgagaaacgagttaCAAGGTCAGCTACAGTTAGACAGAGAGAAGTTTCTGGGAGCTCATGCAAAGCTACTGCAAATGAGGCTACATTAGGAAGCAAAGGGAGGAAAGGAGATATTGTTGCTCACTATACAAGGAAAGTGAGCAGTACAGTATCCCTGAAACCTCACCATGCTGCGCTGGTAGAACGTAATACCAATGCGAAGAAGCAAACAGTGAAAGGAAAGGTTGAGAATGATAATCATGCAAATGCCACAGAGAATAAGGATTCAGAAAATGAAACGAAGGTAAATTCGAAGTCACAACCACTTGTGAGAAGCATCAGCATTGTTAAGAAAACAACTGAAGCTGCTGTTTCTGCGATGGATCAGAATATCTCTGGCTCAGCCATCACTGAGAAAAATGATACGGAGCATACGGATTCTGATGGAGTTAAATCTGAAAATAAGACTCCTGTGCAGAAACCAGTGATGTCTGTTGGTGCGAAGATTGTTGCTAGCAAGAAGAGGATATTGGAATCAGGGCTTGACAAAATTGCTGGAAGGTCACCAATTGCCATGCCATCCATGAAAAAGACAAGAAATACATCTTCTGATCCAGATATAGAGCAACTAAATAAGTCTTCTGGAGAGAAGCTTGGTGGGAAGAACTGTGATTCAGGAAATAAACGTGTTCTGAGGGAACGGCAGCGTCGCAATCAAACAAATTTGTCAAGCAGATCTTCTGACCACACTAATCAAAATGCTATCAAGCTGACACAGGAGCAATCTGATGATGACGAGGTCGGCTGTGATACTTCCTACAGGAGAACTCGTAGAGGACGTAGCCGTGATGCTCCTCCTCCTGTCGTGCCAGAACAAGAGGACTCTAGTGACTCAGAAGAAGACTTTGTCGTGAAAAAGAATTGGCAAAAAAGGAAAAAATCTGATCGCACAGCTGGATCTAAGTTGAAGAATACTTCTGCTCCTTCCAAAGCAGGCCGTTTGGGTAGATCTATTCTGAACAGTTCTGAATCTAGCCCCTTGTCTCTGCCAGCAGGAAAGGGGAAAGTGAAGGTGGCTGAAGGTAAGGGAAAGTCAGACAGGGCTCCGATTATGAAAACTGTAAGCCCAAGTGGGCAGACAAATACAGGAACTCTTCGTGAAGAAAAGCAAAAAATAAGTGATCAGATAAAGGCCATACTTGTAGATGCTGGTTGGACGATTGATTTGAGACCCAGAAATGGTAGAAATTACATGGATTCTGTGTATATACCTCCTAATGGCAAAGGATCTTACTGGTCAGTCACAAAAGCATATTATGCGTTTCGTGAAACCATGGAATCTGAGCAAAAGGACAGCTCTAAAGTCCAGAGTTTATCAAAAAAATCTGTTGGTAGCCCTGGCAAAAGGCAGGCCTCTAGTTCTTCAGGTTGTACTTTAACAGAGGACATCCTTAGCAAATTAAAAAGGGTTGTTGTAAACAGACGAACAACCAAAGTAGAGATTCAAAGGCTGAGAAAGAAAGCGTTTAAAAAGGGTACATCAAAGGAAAAGAAGAATAAGATTACAAATTCGAGAGGAAATGAAAGAAAAAAGCGTGGTGGCTGTGCTCTACTTGCTCGTGGATCAAATAAGGAGTCTGACAGCAGCGCTGATGGTTTTGTTCCGTATGAATGGAAACGTACGATTTTCTCCTGGCTGATTGACCTGGATGTTATATCAGTCAACACTAAGCTGAAATGTATGGATGAAAGCCACTTGGAAGTTTTACTGGAGGGTATAGTCACTAGGGATGGGATTAACTGCAGCTGCTGTGGTAAGGTCCTTTCAGTGCTTGAATTTGTGGCTCATGCTGGTGGTGAAGTGAAGAAGCCATACAGAAACATAGTTGTAGATGGGCTGGACATCGACCTTTTGCACTGTCTTACTAATGCATGGAATAAGCAATCTGATTCTGAAAGGCAGGATTTCTTTCCTATTAGCATCGAGGGTGATGACCCCAATGATGACACATGTGGTATTTGCGGTGATGGAGGCAATTTGATCTGCTGTGATGGATGCCCCTCGACGTTCCACATGAGTTGTCTAGGACTGGAG GCACTTCCCGCAGATGATTGGTGTTGTGCAAACTGCTCATGTAAATTTTGTCATGAACATTCTAGTGATGATGCTGAAGACATTACTGATGCTGATTCTTCATTGCGTAGTTGTTCCCAGTGCGAAGAACAGT ATCACCAAGCCTGCTCTCCTGAGATTGATTCCATAACCAGCGATTCAGATCAATCATGCAATTTATTCTGCCAACAAAGTTGCAGACTG CTGTTTGAGGAATTGCAGAATCTTCTAGGAGTCAAAAAGGATCTTGAACAAGAATTTTCATGCCGAGTTGTTCAGCGCATCCATGAAGATGTACCAGAAACAGTCATTGCTTTGGATGAAAGGGTTGAGTGTAACTCCAAGATTGCTGTTGCGCTTTCGTTAATGGATGAGTGCTTTCTTCCGATTGTTGACCAGAGAACTGGCATCAACTTGATACGCAATGTTGTGTATAGCTGTGG ATCAAATTTTGTGCGACTGGATTTCCATGGATTCTATATCTTTATTTTGGAACGTGGAGATGAAATGATAGCCGCAGCATCTGTCAG AATACATGGAACCAAGTTAGCTGAGATGCCGTTCATTGGTACCCGGAATATGTACAGGCGTCAAGGAATGTGCCGCCGGCTTCTAGATGGAATTGAAATG ATCCTCAGATCCCTCAATGTTGAGAAGTTGATCATTCCTGCGATATCAGAACTTGTGGACACCTGGACATCTAAATTTGGTTTTAGTCCACTTGACGATTCTGAGAAACAAGAAGTGAAGTCTATTAGCATGCTAGTTTTTCCTGGTACAGGTCTTCTCCAAAAGCCATTGCTGAAGAAGGCTTTACCTGATGAAGACCCATGCCCCCTAGGAG CTGGTGCCATTTTGTCTGGAAACAAGAGCGGGAAGCCATCTGATGTGGCCATTGAAGCTTCTCTTTGCTCCATTGCAAGTCCTGATCCCCTAGGTTCTGGGGTCACAGAGCATATGGACACAAATGGTGATGGTACTTGCAATGGTGATGTTTCACAACAATCTTCCCATCCTTG A
- the LOC112877019 gene encoding late embryogenesis abundant protein 3-like, protein MEARPSRIECPEPSEQPEPTNPGRVFDTERVAPRDATESITEQLGRGGSRDDGAVDETYDTRVKIGEALEGSARAIGDKPVERSHAAAICAAEACAVGGGGAGRGAIPGGVAERARAAVAANARAARGEDKVTMADVLTWDSTTKLPTGKAVTSEVAAAAAEAEAANDPRGKTDPRGVSAALDMAAKHNSEHERAA, encoded by the exons ATGGAAGCCCGACCCAGCAGGATAGAATGCCCAGAGCCCTCCGAGCAGCCTGAGCCGACGAACCCCGGCCGGGTGTTCGACACCGAGCGCGTCGCCCCGAGGGACGCCACGGAGTCGATCACGGAGCAGCTCGGGCGAGGCGGCAGCCGCGACGACGGCGCCGTCGACGAGACGTACGACACCAGGGTCAAGATCGGGGAGGCGCTGGAGGGGTCGGCCAGGGCCATCGGGGACAAGCCCGTGGAGCGGTCCCACGCCGCGGCGATATGTGCAGCCGAGGCGTgcgccgtcggcggcggcggcgccgggcgcggcgCCATCCCCGGCGGGGTCGCCGAGCGGGCGCGGGCCGCGGTGGCGGCCAACGCACGCGCCGCCCGCGGCGAGGACAAGGTCACCATGGCCGATGTCCTGACG tGGGATTCTACGACGAAGCTGCCGACGGGCAAGGCGGTGACGAGCGAggtcgccgcggcggcggcggaggcagaggcgGCGAACGACCCCCGAGGGAAGACGGATCCACGCGGGGTGAGCGCCGCGCTCGACATGGCGGCGAAGCACAACTCTGAGCACGAGCGCGCGGCTTGA
- the LOC112877027 gene encoding late embryogenesis abundant protein D-34-like → MSQGQPRRPQAQGEALPDQPIRYGDVFDVSGELAGRPVAPMDAALLQSAEQAVLGQTKKGGPAAVLQSAAALNARAGHVGKGQVTGPTADAGATVTEAELAGRRVVSESVGGQVVARFVTPAAVVLADPPDALDQDAVTIGRALEAVAATAGDKPVDQSDAAAVQAAEMCATGASVTAPGGVSAAAQAAADHNARAARDEDKFKLRDVLSDAREKLPADKGATAVDAERVVSAEIRNKPDMATTPSGVAEAVTAAARLNQERP, encoded by the exons ATGAGCCAGGGGCAGCCGAGGCGGCCGCAGGCGCAGGGCGAGGCCCTGCCGGACCAGCCCATCAGGTACGGCGACGTGTTCGACGTCTCGGGCGAGCTGGCCGGCCGGCCCGTGGCGCCCATGGACGCCGCGCTGCTGCAGTCGGCGGAGCAGGCCGTGCTGGGCCAGACGAAGAAGGGCGggcccgccgccgtcctgcagTCGGCCGCCGCGCTCAACGCGCGGGCCGGCCACGTCGGGAAGGGCCAGGTCACGGGGCCCACCGCCGACGCCGGCGCCACCGTCACCGAGGCCgagctcgccggccgccgcgtcgTCTCCGAGTCCGTCGGCGGGCAGGTGGTGGCGAGGTTCGTGACCCCGGCGGCGGTCGTGCTGGCGGACCCGCCGGACGCGCTGGACCAGGACGCCGTGACCATCGGCCGCGCGCTGGAGGCCGTGGCCGCGACGGCCGGGGACAAGCCGGTGGACCAGAGCGACGCGGCGGCCGTACAGGCCGCTGAGATGTGCGCCACGGGGGCCAGCGTCACCGCCCCCGGGggcgtctccgcggcggcgcaggcggcggccgaCCAcaacgcccgcgccgcgcgcgacgAGGACAAGTTCAAGCTCCGCGACGTGCTCTCG GACGCGAGGGAGAAGCTGCCGGCGGACAAGGGGGCGACGGCAGTGGACGCCGAGAGGGTCGTGTCCGCTGAGATACGGAACAAGCCGGACATGGCGACCACGCCGAGCGGCGTCGCGGAGGCGGTGACTGCCGCGGCGAGGCTCAACCAGGAGCGCCCGTAG